One genomic window of Conger conger chromosome 7, fConCon1.1, whole genome shotgun sequence includes the following:
- the LOC133133104 gene encoding synapse differentiation-inducing gene protein 1-like, with product MEIQDELEHPLLGGSPKHSGGPVDSTSGNGMYKGILVRCGEENTLPPLAWRGYCTPAEFNQQQLLDPCTLPCSLESLYPTVPVWSHSEPLGQHRKDYLETTFVDIGPGSPLEKKLLDEERDCHSISYSTDEDDLLPDYEDSSSECFSETDSERNFPLMIPQDYLGLAVFSMLCCFWPLGIAAFYLSQKTNKASAQGDLQGANSASRHALWLAVLSIVFGVITYICAVAALVSYLSGKPP from the exons ATGGAGATTCAGGATGAACTGGAGCATCCCCTGTTGGGTGGCAGCCCCAAGCACAGTGGAGGACCTGTTGACAGCACTAGTGGCAATGGGATGTATAAAGGCATCTTGGTGAGGTGCGGGGAGGAGAACACATTGCCCCCTTTGGCCTGGAGGGGTTACTGCACCCCGGCTGAGTTCAACCAGCAGCAGCTCCTGGACCCTTGCACTCTACCCTGCTCCTTGGAGTCCCTTTACCCAACAGTGCCAGTGTGGAGCCACTCAGAGCCCCTGGGCCAGCACAGGAAGGACTATCTGGAGACAACCTTTGTGGACATTGGCCCTGGCTCCCCATTGGAGAAGAAGCTGCTGGATGAGGAGCGGGATTGTCAcagcatctcctacagcacgGATGAGGACGACCTCCTGCCTGATTATGAG GACTCCTCGAGCGAGTGCTTCAGCGAAACAGACAGCGAGCGCAACTTCCCGCTGATGATCCCGCAGGACTACCTGGGACTGGCAGTCTTCTCCATGCTCTGCTGTTTCTGGCCCCTGGGCATTGCGGCGTTCTACCTTTCCCAGAAG ACTAACAAGGCGTCGGCCCAGGGGGACCTCCAGGGGGCGAACTCCGCCTCTCGCCACGCGCTGTGGTTGGCCGTGCTGTCCATCGTCTTCGGCGTCATCACGTACATCTGCGCCGTCGCCGCCCTCGTCTCCTACCTGTCCGGGAAGCCCCCCTAA
- the LOC133132678 gene encoding 2-oxoisovalerate dehydrogenase subunit alpha, mitochondrial-like, whose protein sequence is MAAIGGLRRLCRISLNAVCRSKGLKAASLSQYRAFRVNGVMHQQPFDSLTEKPQFPGASADFVDHLEFIQPNVIAGIPVYRVMDRQGQIMNTSEDPQIPKEEVLNFYEKMTLLNTMDRIMYESQRQGRISFYMTNYGEEGTHVGSAAALDPSDVVFGQYREAGVLMYRGFPLDLFMAQCYANMDDLGKGRQMPVHYGSKDHNFVTISSPLATQIPQAAGTAYAIKRENTNRVVICYFGEGAASEGDAHAGFNFAATLECPIIFFCRNNGYAISTPTHEQYRGDGIAARGPGYGMMSIRVDGNDVFAVYNATKEARRRAIAENQPFLIEAMTYRIGHHSTSDDSSAYRSVDEVNYWDKQDHPISRLRHYMTSRGWWGEDEERAWRKQSRKLVMEAFEKAERRLKPRPELLFTDVYEEMPVHLGKQQDGFWRHMQQYREHYPFDLYDK, encoded by the exons ATGGCGGCGATCGGAGGTCTGAGGAGATTGTGTAGAATCAGTTTAAATGCGGTTTGCCGAAGCAAAGGACTGAAAGCCGCAAGCCTATCCCAGTACAGAGCATTCAGAGTCAAT GGAGTTATGCACCAGCAGCCCTTCGACTCCCTCACGGAGAAGCCCCAGTTTCCTGGGGCATCGGCAGACTTTGTGGATCACCTGGAGTTCATCCAGCCCAACGTGATCGCAGGCATCCCTGTGTACAGAGTGATGGACAGACAGGGCCAGATCATGAACACGTCTGAGGACCCTCAG ATTCCAAAAGAGGAAGTGCTGAATTTTTATGAGAAGATGACTCTCCTCAACACAATGGACCGCATCATGTATGAGTCGCAGAGACAG GGCCGCATCTCGTTCTACATGACGAACTATGGTGAAGAGGGCACGCACGTGGGCAGTGCTGCAGCTCTCGACCCTAGCGACGTCGTCTTCGGCCAGTACAGAGAAGCAG GTGTGCTGATGTATCGCGGCTTCCCTCTGGACCTGTTTATGGCGCAGTGCTACGCTAACATGGATGACCTGGGCAAGGGCCGACAGATGCCTGTACACTACGGCAGCAAAGACCATAACTTCGTCACCATTTCCTCTCCGCTGGCTACTCAGATTCCGCAAG CGGCGGGTACGGCATACGCGATTAAGCGGGAGAACACCAACCGTGTCGTCATCTGCTACTTTGGGGAGGGCGCGGCCAGTGAGGGCGACGCCCACGCCGGGTTCAACTTCGCCGCCACCCTAGAGTGCCCCATCATCTTCTTCTGCCGCAACAATGGATACGCCATCTCCACGCCCACCCACGAGCAGTACCGTGGTGATGGAATTG CGGCCCGCGGCCCCGGTTACGGCATGATGTCTATCCGCGTGGACGGCAACGACGTGTTTGCCGTGTACAACGCCACCAAGGAAGCTCGCCGCCGAGCCATCGCGGAGAACCAGCCCTTCCTCATCGAAGCCATGACTTACAG gatcGGGCACCACAGCACGAGTGACGACAGCTCGGCCTACCGCTCCGTGGACGAGGTGAACTACTGGGACAAGCAGGACCACCCCATCTCGCGGCTGCGACACTACATGACCTCGCGCGGGTGGTGGGGCGAGGACGAGGAGCGCGCGTGGCGCAAGCAGTCGCGCAAGCTGGTGATGGAGGCCTTCGAGAAGGCCGAGCGGCGGCTGAAGCCCCGGCCCGAGCTGCTCTTCACCGACGTGTACGAGGAGATGCCCGTCCACCTGGGCAAGCAGCAGGACGGCTTCTGGAGGCACATGCAGCAGTACCGAGAGCACTACCCCTTCGACCTCTACGACAAGTAA